In a genomic window of Hyphomonas sp.:
- the mutS gene encoding DNA mismatch repair protein MutS: protein MADTAAPAKPSPAPSPFMAQYLSIKARHDDALLFFRMGDFYELFFEDAVEAARVLDITLTSRGEYEGKPIPMAGVPYHAAEGYLARLIKAGCRVAVCEQTETPAEAKKRGSKAIVNRDIVRIVTPGTLTEDALLPARQDQALAAIALGSGGTEAAIAVCDVSTGRFGVTALPAETLADSLMAYPLSELLVSEGDLDQAAIANATALSSAPVTFRPARSATHKNGEALLKETYGIAALDAFGDFSRAELAAIGLLLDYVKLTQAGSDIRLDPPVRARAEGHLAIDPATRTSLEIDRSMRGERAGSLLGTIDRTVTAPGARLLGARLARPSVDRPEIEARFDAVSWFADDRDTVESVRASLKAAPDLERARTRLRLGRGGPRDLVGIGRALTAAHDAAVRLAETASGLPPKIAEAIAALDLRNSDALAALARDLDAALSENPPTLARDGGFVAPGWDAALDEARGLRDDSRQIIAALQARYAEETGITALKIKFNNVLGYFVDVPARHGDPLMKPPLSETFIHRQTLASNVRFSTQELSELAGKISRAEDEAKARELAIFDSLCKRIDQLTASLSRTAAAIAELDVAAASAEWAFEADAVRPVLTDDTSFAATGLRHPVVEAALKKDGQGFTANHLDLSGNEPGTRLLLVTGPNMAGKSTYLRQAALAVILAQAGLFVPARALTLGLCDRIFSRVGASDDLARGRSTFMVEMVETAAILNQATERSFVIMDEVGRGTSTWDGLAIAWAAVEHLHSVNRSRALFATHYHELTKLVEDLPGAANASLRAKEWKDDLVFLHEVQPGPADKSYGVQVAKLAGLPKKAVKRAGQILKQLEAEPSAPESLPLFAAASLGPDTEDDDVLDTGPSEADLLLEQIDPDSLTPREALDLLYRLKSLGG, encoded by the coding sequence ATGGCTGATACCGCTGCCCCTGCAAAACCCTCTCCCGCGCCAAGCCCGTTCATGGCGCAATACCTGTCCATCAAGGCCCGGCACGATGATGCGTTGCTGTTTTTCCGGATGGGCGATTTCTACGAATTGTTCTTCGAGGACGCCGTCGAAGCCGCCCGTGTGCTGGACATCACGCTAACCTCCCGCGGTGAATATGAGGGCAAGCCGATTCCGATGGCGGGCGTGCCGTATCATGCTGCCGAAGGATATCTGGCCCGACTGATCAAGGCCGGATGCCGGGTGGCGGTGTGCGAGCAGACCGAGACACCGGCTGAAGCCAAGAAGCGCGGGTCGAAGGCGATTGTGAATCGGGACATCGTTCGCATCGTCACGCCCGGCACCCTGACCGAGGACGCCCTTCTGCCGGCCCGGCAGGACCAGGCGCTGGCTGCCATTGCCCTGGGCAGTGGTGGCACCGAAGCCGCAATTGCAGTGTGCGACGTCTCTACCGGCCGGTTCGGCGTGACGGCCCTGCCTGCTGAAACACTGGCCGACAGCCTGATGGCCTACCCCCTGTCGGAATTGCTGGTGTCCGAAGGTGATCTGGACCAGGCCGCGATTGCCAATGCCACCGCGTTATCGAGTGCGCCGGTCACCTTCCGGCCGGCCCGCAGCGCCACCCACAAGAATGGCGAAGCGCTGCTGAAGGAAACCTATGGCATTGCGGCGCTGGATGCGTTCGGGGATTTCAGCCGTGCGGAACTCGCCGCCATCGGCCTGTTGCTGGACTATGTGAAGCTGACCCAGGCAGGAAGCGACATCCGCCTCGACCCGCCCGTCCGCGCGCGCGCCGAAGGGCATTTGGCGATTGATCCGGCGACCCGGACGAGTTTGGAGATCGATCGGTCCATGCGGGGCGAGCGGGCCGGATCCCTTCTGGGCACGATCGACCGCACGGTGACCGCGCCGGGCGCGCGCCTGCTGGGCGCGCGGCTGGCCCGCCCATCTGTCGACCGGCCAGAGATCGAGGCACGGTTCGACGCGGTATCCTGGTTCGCTGATGATCGCGACACGGTCGAATCCGTCCGCGCCAGCCTGAAAGCAGCACCGGACCTTGAACGCGCCCGCACGCGGCTCAGGCTGGGCCGGGGCGGTCCGCGGGACCTGGTCGGTATCGGTCGCGCCCTGACCGCCGCCCATGACGCTGCCGTCCGGCTGGCAGAGACCGCGTCCGGCCTGCCACCGAAGATCGCCGAGGCGATCGCGGCGCTCGATCTGCGCAACAGTGACGCGTTGGCGGCGCTCGCCCGCGACCTTGACGCAGCCTTGTCTGAAAACCCGCCGACGCTGGCTCGGGATGGCGGCTTTGTTGCGCCCGGCTGGGATGCCGCCCTGGATGAGGCGCGGGGCCTGCGCGATGACAGCCGCCAGATCATCGCAGCCCTGCAGGCGCGCTATGCCGAGGAAACCGGCATCACCGCACTGAAGATCAAGTTCAACAATGTGCTTGGCTATTTTGTGGACGTGCCGGCCCGTCATGGCGACCCGTTGATGAAGCCGCCTCTGTCGGAAACCTTCATCCATCGCCAGACGCTGGCCAGCAATGTCCGCTTCTCGACGCAGGAGCTTTCGGAACTTGCCGGCAAGATTTCCCGCGCCGAGGACGAGGCAAAGGCCCGGGAACTGGCCATCTTCGATTCGCTCTGTAAACGGATCGACCAGTTGACCGCATCGCTTTCGCGTACGGCAGCGGCAATTGCCGAACTGGATGTTGCAGCGGCTTCGGCCGAATGGGCCTTTGAGGCGGATGCGGTCAGGCCCGTCCTGACGGACGATACCAGCTTCGCGGCAACCGGTCTGCGCCATCCCGTTGTCGAGGCCGCGCTCAAGAAGGATGGCCAGGGCTTCACGGCCAACCATCTTGACCTGAGCGGCAACGAGCCCGGCACCCGGCTCCTGCTGGTAACCGGCCCGAACATGGCCGGCAAGTCGACCTATCTGAGACAGGCCGCCCTCGCGGTGATCCTGGCACAGGCAGGGCTGTTCGTACCCGCCCGCGCGCTGACGCTCGGCCTGTGCGACCGCATTTTCAGCCGGGTCGGCGCATCGGATGACCTGGCCCGGGGCCGCTCGACCTTCATGGTGGAGATGGTGGAAACCGCGGCGATCCTCAATCAGGCAACCGAGCGAAGCTTTGTCATCATGGATGAAGTGGGGCGCGGTACATCAACCTGGGACGGTCTGGCGATTGCCTGGGCCGCAGTCGAGCACCTGCATTCGGTCAACCGGTCGCGCGCCCTTTTTGCCACACATTATCACGAGCTGACAAAGCTGGTGGAGGACCTGCCCGGAGCAGCAAATGCGTCCCTCAGGGCAAAGGAATGGAAGGACGATCTCGTCTTCCTGCATGAAGTCCAGCCGGGCCCGGCCGACAAATCCTATGGCGTGCAGGTGGCCAAGCTGGCCGGCCTGCCAAAGAAGGCCGTGAAACGCGCCGGACAGATTCTGAAACAGCTGGAAGCCGAACCGAGCGCGCCGGAAAGCCTGCCCCTGTTCGCTGCGGCCTCGCTTGGGCCGGACACGGAAGATGATGACGTTCTGGACACCGGCCCGTCCGAAGCCGACCTTCTGCTGGAGCAGATTGATCCGGATTCCCTGACGCCGCGCGAAGCACTGGACCTGCTCTACCGATTGAAATCGCTGGGCGGCTGA
- a CDS encoding NAD(P)/FAD-dependent oxidoreductase, with translation MATSLNIAVAGAGIGGLAAAALLARQGHQVTVFDQFDAPQPVGSGLILQETGLAILGELGLRSDAQRLGAPLRRLHGESVGSGRTVLDVRYDALRPGLCGVSVQRPALFNLVHDAARTAGADIAVSTRIISAHAATGYVTTGAGYTLGPFDLVVDALGVRSPLSSRPRTSLAYGALWATLPWRNGLGFEKDALAQKYRQARQMAGVMPSGRLTESDPETLTYFWSIRADQHVTWKQSPLEAWKREAIELWPETAPLLDGVESHDQLTFARYDHRTHTPVVNQRLVHVGDSWHAASPQLGQGANMALLDAYALARALGQPGALDRQLRHYKAMRAGHVRLFQMMSWLFTPVYQSDSAVLAWLRDWLAAPLSRVPPAPQILAAMVSGGLGSPLKRLGLSPGDQPPSDFNR, from the coding sequence GTGGCTACCTCGCTGAACATTGCCGTCGCCGGCGCCGGCATTGGCGGCCTCGCGGCTGCCGCCTTGCTGGCGCGGCAGGGCCATCAGGTCACAGTGTTCGACCAGTTCGACGCGCCCCAGCCTGTCGGTTCGGGACTGATCCTGCAGGAAACCGGTCTGGCTATTCTGGGTGAACTGGGCCTTCGGAGCGATGCGCAGCGGCTTGGTGCCCCGCTTCGCAGGTTGCATGGCGAGTCGGTCGGGTCAGGCCGAACCGTTCTGGACGTGCGCTATGACGCGTTGCGGCCCGGCCTATGCGGAGTCTCGGTCCAGCGGCCCGCCCTTTTCAATCTCGTGCATGACGCGGCCAGAACTGCCGGTGCGGACATTGCAGTTTCTACGCGGATCATTTCGGCGCATGCTGCCACGGGCTATGTGACAACCGGGGCAGGGTACACGCTCGGCCCGTTCGACCTGGTCGTGGATGCTCTTGGCGTGCGCTCGCCGCTCTCGTCTCGCCCCCGCACATCGCTGGCCTATGGTGCGTTGTGGGCCACGCTCCCTTGGCGGAATGGTCTGGGGTTTGAAAAGGATGCGCTGGCGCAGAAATACCGGCAGGCAAGGCAGATGGCCGGCGTGATGCCTTCCGGACGCCTGACGGAATCCGATCCCGAAACGCTGACCTATTTCTGGTCGATCCGGGCAGACCAGCATGTCACATGGAAACAGTCACCCCTCGAAGCCTGGAAACGCGAGGCCATCGAGCTCTGGCCGGAAACGGCCCCCCTGCTGGACGGGGTCGAATCTCATGACCAGTTGACCTTTGCCCGCTATGACCATCGCACCCACACGCCGGTGGTGAATCAGAGGCTGGTCCATGTCGGTGACAGCTGGCATGCGGCCAGTCCGCAATTGGGGCAGGGGGCAAACATGGCCCTTCTGGATGCTTATGCGCTGGCGCGTGCGCTGGGCCAGCCTGGTGCGCTTGATCGTCAGCTCAGGCACTACAAGGCGATGCGGGCGGGTCATGTTCGCCTGTTCCAGATGATGAGCTGGCTGTTCACGCCCGTCTATCAGTCTGATTCCGCGGTGCTGGCCTGGTTGCGGGACTGGTTGGCCGCGCCGCTCAGCCGCGTGCCGCCTGCGCCGCAAATACTGGCCGCCATGGTGTCAGGCGGACTCGGCAGCCCACTGAAACGGCTCGGCCTGTCGCCCGGCGATCAGCCGCCCAGCGATTTCAATCGGTAG
- a CDS encoding TAXI family TRAP transporter solute-binding subunit: protein MSALRDFLKVYWPLVAVAFAGVLLALMLMDPAPPKTIRFAAGSPGGAYHAFAERYQRLLAEEGVEVELVETQGSIDNLRLLDDSEVDVGLVQGGLSTPRDEEKLRSLGGLFPEPFWVFARQDVEAETLGDLRNLRMAVGGQGSGTRMLALELETDYGGEWVDASRLSLSGNAAATALLAGEIDAAAFAASIEASYVDRLLRSDEVRLMRFDRAPALARRHEALSDIVLLRGVVDIGLNVPAEDVPLVAPVAQLVVRKDLHPAIESLLMDAAMAIHSEGTLLAAGGQYPDPDVTDLPITDQARRYYQDGPSFLRRYFSFDVANFLERAWILAIPLLTLLFPLVRVAPPIYRWRVRRKIYVWYADLRELEDRGRAAESQETCNRVLDDLENLQAEIGAVEVPLSYTDDLYRLRSHVEFVKQLVRGRNPVAVAG from the coding sequence ATGTCGGCATTGAGAGACTTCCTGAAAGTCTATTGGCCCCTCGTGGCCGTTGCGTTTGCAGGCGTCCTGCTGGCGCTCATGCTGATGGATCCGGCGCCGCCAAAAACCATCCGGTTTGCCGCCGGCAGTCCGGGCGGCGCGTATCATGCCTTTGCCGAACGCTATCAGCGCCTGTTGGCGGAAGAGGGCGTCGAGGTCGAACTGGTGGAAACCCAGGGCTCGATCGACAATTTGCGTCTGCTCGATGATTCCGAAGTGGATGTCGGCCTCGTCCAGGGCGGCCTGTCCACTCCGCGGGATGAGGAAAAGCTGCGGTCGCTGGGGGGCCTGTTCCCTGAACCTTTCTGGGTGTTCGCGCGCCAGGACGTCGAGGCCGAAACCCTGGGCGATCTGAGAAATCTCCGCATGGCGGTCGGCGGGCAGGGGTCCGGCACGCGCATGCTCGCGCTCGAACTGGAAACCGATTATGGCGGGGAATGGGTCGATGCGTCTCGCCTCTCCCTGTCGGGGAATGCAGCCGCGACGGCCCTGCTCGCCGGGGAGATCGACGCGGCGGCCTTCGCGGCATCGATCGAGGCATCCTATGTCGACCGGTTGCTGCGCAGCGATGAGGTTCGCCTGATGCGATTCGACCGGGCGCCGGCACTGGCCCGGCGCCATGAGGCGCTCTCCGACATCGTTCTGCTGCGCGGCGTTGTCGATATCGGCCTCAATGTGCCGGCGGAAGATGTGCCTCTGGTTGCGCCGGTCGCCCAATTGGTCGTGCGCAAGGATCTGCACCCGGCCATCGAATCCCTGCTGATGGATGCCGCCATGGCCATTCACTCCGAGGGCACCCTGCTGGCCGCCGGTGGGCAGTATCCAGATCCGGATGTGACAGACCTGCCAATCACGGACCAGGCGCGTCGCTACTATCAGGACGGTCCGTCCTTTCTACGCCGCTACTTCTCCTTCGATGTCGCAAACTTTCTCGAGCGGGCCTGGATACTTGCCATTCCGCTGCTGACCCTCCTGTTCCCGCTGGTGCGGGTGGCCCCGCCGATCTATCGCTGGCGTGTGCGGCGGAAGATCTATGTCTGGTATGCCGACCTGCGCGAACTGGAAGATCGCGGACGCGCCGCCGAGTCACAGGAGACCTGCAACAGGGTTCTGGACGATCTGGAAAACCTGCAGGCGGAAATCGGGGCCGTCGAAGTGCCCCTGTCCTATACGGATGACCTGTATCGCCTGCGCAGCCATGTCGAGTTCGTCAAGCAGCTGGTGCGCGGGCGCAATCCCGTGGCCGTCGCCGGCTGA
- a CDS encoding 23S rRNA (pseudouridine(1915)-N(3))-methyltransferase RlmH encodes MRILLLVVGRMKSGPERDLVDEYLKRAGPIARSLGFRGIEEVEVASGGGLDAEAERILAKLPAGAKCIRLDEFGRAQRSRDFAGNLSKWRDQGVPDLVFLIGGAEGYGDSVRSAVPDTMAFGPQTWPHRFVRVMLAEQVYRAVSILAGTPYHKD; translated from the coding sequence ATGCGAATCCTGTTGCTCGTTGTTGGTCGGATGAAATCCGGGCCCGAACGTGACCTTGTTGATGAATATCTGAAGCGCGCCGGGCCGATTGCACGTTCGCTGGGATTTCGCGGGATCGAGGAAGTCGAAGTCGCCAGCGGCGGGGGACTGGATGCCGAGGCAGAGCGGATTCTCGCCAAGCTGCCGGCGGGTGCCAAATGCATCAGGCTGGATGAATTCGGCCGGGCGCAGCGATCACGTGACTTTGCCGGAAACCTGTCGAAATGGCGCGATCAGGGCGTTCCGGACCTGGTTTTCCTGATTGGCGGGGCAGAAGGCTATGGAGACAGTGTCCGTTCTGCCGTGCCGGATACCATGGCATTCGGCCCGCAGACCTGGCCGCACCGCTTTGTCCGGGTGATGCTGGCCGAACAGGTGTACCGTGCTGTCTCGATCCTTGCCGGTACGCCATATCACAAGGATTAG
- the rsfS gene encoding ribosome silencing factor: MTPSAPRLQPAQPATLDEIRTVAESLAKSLEDDKAEDILFIDLDGKSSLADFMIIASGRSGRHVAALADHVVQDVKKLTGRPASVEGMPNADWVLIDTGDVIIHLFRPEVREFYNLEKIWASSDAHRTPVN, translated from the coding sequence CTGACCCCCAGCGCCCCACGGCTGCAGCCTGCCCAGCCGGCCACGCTTGATGAAATTCGCACTGTGGCTGAATCCCTCGCCAAGTCCCTAGAGGACGACAAGGCCGAGGACATTCTCTTCATCGACCTCGACGGCAAATCCTCTCTCGCAGATTTCATGATCATCGCATCGGGACGGTCCGGCCGTCACGTCGCTGCGCTTGCCGATCATGTGGTGCAGGACGTCAAGAAGCTGACAGGCCGCCCTGCCAGCGTGGAAGGCATGCCAAATGCCGATTGGGTGCTGATCGACACAGGGGATGTGATCATCCATCTGTTCCGGCCGGAAGTCCGCGAATTCTACAATCTTGAAAAGATCTGGGCGTCCAGCGATGCCCATCGCACGCCGGTCAACTAG
- a CDS encoding BON domain-containing protein yields the protein MRLPLAAAALLFAAPLGGCAVAAIGTAGAVGVAAAQEKSLGEAVDDATASNEIKSKLLSESANRFGEVDVEVTGGLVLLSGRVNTPEERVLAEGIAWTSPLTRDVANEIKIQPPGGFLANVSDELITARVRARLVGSSTVKSLNYNIETYDGVVYLMGIARTADELKRAAEEASVVGGVRQVVSYVRIRDGRTQQAAPTLQGTPPYQTAPDASYDSGADGELIGASY from the coding sequence ATGCGCCTGCCACTTGCTGCTGCCGCCCTCTTGTTTGCCGCCCCTCTTGGAGGATGCGCTGTGGCCGCCATCGGTACGGCCGGTGCGGTCGGGGTCGCGGCCGCCCAAGAAAAATCCCTCGGCGAGGCTGTCGATGACGCGACCGCCTCGAACGAGATCAAGAGCAAGCTCCTGTCGGAGAGCGCCAACCGTTTCGGCGAGGTCGATGTGGAAGTCACTGGCGGCCTTGTCCTGCTGTCCGGGCGGGTCAACACGCCCGAGGAGCGCGTGCTGGCAGAAGGCATCGCCTGGACCTCGCCGCTGACACGCGACGTGGCGAACGAAATCAAGATCCAGCCACCCGGCGGTTTCCTGGCCAATGTATCCGACGAACTGATCACGGCCCGCGTTCGCGCCCGCCTCGTCGGCTCCAGCACCGTGAAGAGCCTCAACTACAATATCGAGACCTATGATGGCGTCGTGTACCTGATGGGCATCGCCCGGACGGCTGATGAGCTGAAACGCGCGGCCGAGGAGGCGAGCGTGGTGGGCGGCGTCCGGCAGGTCGTGTCCTATGTCCGCATTCGTGACGGACGCACACAGCAGGCCGCGCCCACCTTGCAGGGGACGCCCCCTTATCAAACCGCACCTGATGCCTCATATGACTCCGGGGCCGACGGGGAACTGATCGGCGCAAGTTACTAG
- the gshB gene encoding glutathione synthase, producing MSLRVAIQMDPLESVNIDGDTTFALAEVAQARGMELFVYGPEAMSIEGGRVTAQVRPAKVQRVKDTPGQFGESVRIDLASDVDVILIRQDPPFDMSYITACHMLEEVSSRTLVVNDPAGVRSSPEKIFPLMFPDLMPPTLVSRDLDAIQDFRDRHKDIIIKPLYGHGGAGVFRLKEDDSNFDSLTELFFTRSREPVMVQAFLPSVSEGDKRIILIDGEAAGALNRRPKAGQVRSNLVVGGTAEATELSDADRKICEAIGPELKRRGLVLTGIDVIGGRLTEVNVTSPTGVQAVKKLSGIDIAAVFWDSVQDKLAGR from the coding sequence ATGAGCCTTCGCGTTGCGATCCAGATGGATCCGCTGGAATCCGTCAATATTGACGGGGACACCACTTTTGCCCTTGCCGAGGTCGCGCAGGCCCGTGGCATGGAATTGTTCGTCTACGGCCCCGAGGCCATGAGCATCGAGGGCGGCCGGGTGACGGCGCAGGTCCGCCCGGCAAAAGTTCAACGGGTCAAGGACACGCCCGGCCAATTCGGTGAATCCGTCCGGATCGACCTGGCTTCGGATGTCGATGTCATCCTGATCCGGCAGGATCCCCCCTTCGACATGAGCTACATCACCGCCTGTCACATGCTGGAAGAAGTGTCGTCCAGGACGCTCGTCGTAAACGATCCGGCCGGCGTACGGTCCAGCCCGGAAAAGATTTTCCCGCTCATGTTCCCGGATCTCATGCCGCCGACGCTGGTCTCTCGCGACCTCGACGCGATTCAGGATTTCCGCGACCGGCACAAGGACATCATCATCAAGCCGCTATACGGCCACGGCGGCGCCGGCGTGTTCCGCCTGAAGGAAGACGATTCCAATTTCGACTCGCTGACCGAACTGTTTTTCACCCGGTCGCGCGAACCGGTCATGGTCCAGGCCTTTCTTCCGTCCGTCAGCGAAGGCGACAAGCGAATCATCCTGATTGACGGCGAGGCTGCCGGAGCCCTGAACCGACGCCCGAAAGCTGGACAGGTACGCTCCAATCTCGTCGTGGGCGGCACGGCGGAAGCCACGGAACTGAGCGATGCTGACAGGAAAATCTGCGAGGCCATCGGCCCGGAGTTGAAACGGCGTGGCCTCGTACTGACCGGAATTGACGTGATTGGCGGGCGCCTGACGGAAGTGAATGTCACCTCCCCGACCGGTGTGCAGGCGGTCAAGAAACTGAGCGGCATTGATATCGCGGCCGTTTTCTGGGACTCTGTGCAAGACAAGCTTGCGGGCCGTTGA
- a CDS encoding helix-turn-helix transcriptional regulator has product MRKAASRHSVRKPTEADRFTGRKVRQARRERGMSQDALAEALGLTFQQVQKYESGRSRLSAGRLRDVAIALAKPVTFFFEPLSLPQPDSGERRQRVQLLRHDARRLIDRLSDPEDLTAAIHVLTALGMRRS; this is encoded by the coding sequence ATGCGCAAGGCCGCTTCCCGTCATTCTGTCCGAAAGCCGACCGAGGCGGACCGTTTCACGGGCCGGAAAGTGAGACAGGCCCGGCGCGAACGCGGCATGTCCCAGGATGCGCTTGCGGAGGCACTCGGGCTGACCTTCCAGCAGGTCCAGAAATACGAATCCGGTCGAAGCCGCCTGTCTGCCGGACGTCTGCGCGATGTGGCGATTGCCCTCGCCAAGCCCGTGACGTTTTTCTTCGAACCCCTGTCCCTGCCCCAGCCGGACTCTGGCGAGCGGCGCCAGCGGGTCCAGCTTCTCCGGCACGATGCGCGTCGACTGATTGATCGGCTGTCTGATCCGGAAGACCTGACCGCCGCCATCCATGTCCTGACCGCGCTGGGCATGCGCCGCAGCTAA
- the mutM gene encoding bifunctional DNA-formamidopyrimidine glycosylase/DNA-(apurinic or apyrimidinic site) lyase, with translation MPELPEVETVRRGLAPVMEGQRIDRLVQNRTNLRFPFPDRFAERLTGAHVRHLGRKAKFLTLELSTDEVLVMHLGMTGRFTVSGGQVGEFHHETGTDPRHDHVVFTLSNGASVTYNDPRRFGFMELWPARQFGAYPRLIAMGPEPLSNGFSETYLNAALTGRKTPIKSALLDQSVIAGLGNIYVCEALWRAGISPRRSATTVPGKRAARLVPAINEVIAEAIAAGGSSISDFASASGELGYFQHTFAVYDREGQACPSCAAPIQRIVQSGRSSFFCSHCQR, from the coding sequence ATGCCTGAATTGCCCGAAGTCGAGACAGTTCGCCGCGGACTGGCCCCTGTCATGGAGGGCCAGCGCATCGACCGGCTTGTCCAGAACAGGACAAATCTGAGATTTCCGTTTCCGGACCGGTTCGCCGAGCGCCTCACAGGCGCTCATGTCCGCCACCTTGGCCGCAAGGCAAAATTCCTGACGCTCGAGCTTTCGACCGACGAGGTCCTTGTCATGCATCTCGGCATGACGGGGCGGTTTACGGTCTCCGGCGGGCAGGTGGGCGAATTCCATCACGAAACCGGCACCGATCCGCGCCACGACCATGTCGTGTTCACCCTCTCGAACGGGGCCAGCGTCACCTATAACGATCCGCGCCGTTTCGGGTTCATGGAATTGTGGCCGGCCCGGCAATTCGGGGCCTATCCAAGGTTAATCGCCATGGGGCCGGAACCGCTCTCGAACGGGTTTTCGGAAACCTATCTGAATGCGGCCCTGACAGGGCGCAAGACACCAATCAAGTCAGCCTTGCTGGACCAGTCGGTGATCGCCGGGCTCGGCAACATCTATGTCTGCGAAGCGCTGTGGCGCGCCGGCATTTCGCCCCGGCGCAGCGCAACAACGGTGCCCGGCAAGCGGGCGGCGCGGCTTGTTCCAGCCATCAATGAAGTGATCGCCGAGGCGATTGCAGCGGGCGGCTCGTCGATATCCGACTTTGCCAGTGCCAGCGGCGAGCTCGGCTACTTCCAGCACACATTTGCGGTCTACGACCGCGAAGGACAGGCCTGTCCATCCTGTGCTGCGCCGATCCAGCGGATCGTCCAGTCCGGGCGTTCGAGCTTTTTCTGCAGCCATTGCCAGCGTTAG
- a CDS encoding class I SAM-dependent methyltransferase — protein sequence MAAGSETERKVSFGFEEVTETEKVARVKGVFRSVASRYDLMNDLMSAGVHRLWKHDAMNRVNPQPGERHLDVAGGTGELARAFLTLADRAAKRRGVDREATAIVCDINDAMLEAGKGRADNEKWTGRLDWVCADGQNLPYPDRSFDAVTVSFGIRNFADRQAGLREFRRVLKPGGRLAVLEFSHMTAPALQAAYDTYSFNVIPKLGSLVAGDADSYQYLVESIRQFPSQDAFKAEMEGAGFSRVSVTNYSGGIAALHFGWAV from the coding sequence ATGGCTGCAGGCAGTGAAACGGAACGCAAGGTCTCGTTCGGCTTCGAGGAAGTCACGGAGACGGAGAAAGTCGCCCGGGTGAAGGGCGTCTTCCGCTCGGTCGCCTCCCGCTATGACCTGATGAATGATCTGATGTCGGCTGGCGTGCACCGGCTGTGGAAGCATGACGCCATGAACCGCGTGAACCCCCAGCCTGGCGAGCGCCACCTTGATGTGGCCGGCGGCACGGGAGAACTGGCCCGCGCCTTCCTGACCCTGGCCGACCGGGCCGCAAAGCGGCGCGGTGTGGACCGCGAGGCGACCGCCATCGTCTGTGATATCAATGATGCCATGCTCGAGGCCGGAAAGGGCCGCGCCGACAATGAGAAATGGACCGGTCGGCTCGACTGGGTCTGCGCAGACGGGCAGAATCTGCCCTATCCGGACCGGTCCTTTGACGCCGTCACCGTCTCTTTCGGGATTCGCAATTTCGCCGACCGGCAAGCCGGCCTGCGCGAGTTTCGACGTGTCCTGAAACCGGGCGGTCGTCTGGCGGTGCTGGAATTCAGTCACATGACCGCTCCCGCCCTGCAGGCGGCGTACGATACGTACAGCTTCAACGTGATCCCGAAACTGGGCAGCCTCGTGGCTGGGGACGCCGACAGCTACCAGTATCTTGTTGAATCAATCCGCCAGTTCCCGTCGCAGGACGCGTTCAAGGCGGAAATGGAAGGCGCTGGCTTCTCGCGGGTCAGTGTGACCAATTATTCCGGAGGTATCGCCGCCCTTCATTTTGGCTGGGCAGTCTGA